A region of Drosophila suzukii chromosome 2L, CBGP_Dsuzu_IsoJpt1.0, whole genome shotgun sequence DNA encodes the following proteins:
- the LOC108007471 gene encoding C-type lectin domain family 10 member A-like produces the protein MRTFLLFFFFGILVQNTLGKDLFSSDLVRRLVTLEARQYADSDAFEERIRRLETHLPTQRRIEVSQSLEKDKPVADETVIGERIEKLDVALKQELANHLENLTSKFDALVEKLGAIENQMAKSQNPEVLQKIGEKYYYIENCDGHSWNGAHDTCALKNGHLATLQSEEEWKALAEHLRTDKNYWIDINDREDEDEFISSFTQTEPKFLKWGHDEPNNGGEHEFVEDCVELQGNNNFYMNDAKCSTINLFICEVEPQSKS, from the exons ATGcgtacatttttattatttttcttttttggaaTTCTTGTTCAAAATACTCTTGGAAAAGATTTG TTCTCTAGTGACCTAGTGCGAAGACTTGTGACTCTGGAAGCTCGGCAATATGCTGATAGTGATGCCTTTGAGGAGAGAATTCGAAGATTAGAAACCCACTTGCCCACTCAACGGAGAATCGAGGTATCGCAGTCTCTGGAGAAGGATAAGCCTGTTGCCGATGAAACTGTCATTGGTGAGAGAATCGAGAAACTGGATGTTGCTTTAAAGCAGGAGTTGGCTAATCACTTGGAGAACTTAACTTCTAAATTCGACGCCCTAGTTGAAAAGCTCGGCGCCATTGAAAACCAAATGGCAAAGAGTCAGAATCCAGAGGTGCTTCAGAAGATTGGTGAAAAGTATTACTATATCGAGAATTGCGATGGGCACAGCTGGAATGGTGCCCATGATACTTGTGCTCTAAAGAATGGACATCTTGCGACTCTTCAAAGTGAAGAGGAGTGGAAGGCTCTTGCTGAGCACTTAAGGACTGACAAAAACTATTGGATTGATATTAATGACAGGGAGGACGAAGATGAATTTATATCCAGTTTTACACAGACAGAACCAAAATTCTTAAAGTGGGGTCATGACGAACCTAATAATGGAGGTGAACATGAATTTGTAGAAGATTGTGTGGAACTGCAAGGAAATAATAACTTTTACATGAATGACGCAAAGTGCTCAACCATTAATTTATTCATTTGCGAAGTCGAGCCACAATCCAAATCGTAA